The Mycolicibacterium monacense genome contains the following window.
CACCCGGTGGCGTGGGGTGAAGCTCAGTACCGGGTCCGCGCTGCCGGCGATGAACAGCGTCGGAACCGTGATGGTGGCGGCGGGTGTGGTGGCGGTCAGCTCCCAGTTCCGGTCGAAGTTGCGGTACCAGTTCAGCCCGCCGGTGAAGCCGGTGCGGGTGAACACGTCGGCGTACTGGTCGAACTCCTCCTGGCTCATCCACTCCGGCAGCGGCGGCAGCGGATTGTCGGCCAGGTCGGGCGCCGGGGCGCTGAAGCCCTCGAGCGCCAGCATGCGCTGCAGGGACTGCCGGGGGTCGCGGCCGAGGTCGGCGTCGGCCACCCCGGGCTCCTGGAAGTAGAGGATGTAGAAGAAGTGGTCGCCGAAGGTCTTGCGCCAGATCTGCGTCGGCGGGTCCGAGGCACGAGGAACCGGCGGCACGCTCAGGTTGACCATCCCCGCCACCCGGTCGGGGTACAGCAGCGCGAAGTTGGTGACGACCGGGGAGCCCCAGTCGTGTCCGACCACCACCGCGCGCTGTGCGCCGACGTCGTCGAGCAGACCGGCGAGGTCCCCGGTCAGCGCGACGATGTCGTAGTCGGTGACGGCCTCGGGTCGGCTGGACTCGCCGTAACCGCGCTGATCCGGGGCGATGACGTGGTAACCGGCCTCGGCCAGCACCGGGATCTGATGCCGCCACGAGTAGGCCAGTTCCGGGAAGCCGTGGGCGAGCACGACGACGGGCGCTCCGCGCTCACCGGCCTCCACGACGCGCAGGCGTACACCGTTGGTGCCGACTAACCGTTCGGTCGGGGTGATCACGGTCTCACCCAAGCACACGGGTCCCCGCTGCGGAAGTCGTTTGGAGACGGCCGTGTCCAGTTTTGTGGCGGCCGGTTCGCCGGGCACGACGGCCACGCCGGTAGGCGGTACGGGAGGACGGCGCTCAACGTCGGGAACAACCGCACGTTGGTCTAGCGGTAGCCTGAACTAATCCCAGCTGCACGTATCGGAAGGACGTGGCCCGGCGCACCGTCGCGGGCCTAGGAGAAGATGAACCGGAAAAATGTGATCCGCACGCTGATCGTGATCGCGGTCGTGTTGTTGCTGGGCTGGTCGTTCTTTTATTTCAGTGACGACACCCGTGGATTCAAGCCCGTCGACACCTCGGTGGCGATCTCGCAGATCAACAGCGACAACGTCAAGAGCGCCCAGATCGACGATCGTGAACAGCAGCTGCGGCTCGAACTGAAGAGCGGCAACGGCGAGACCGAGGACAGCGACAAGATCCTCACGAAGTACCCGACCGGGTACGCGGTCACGCTGTTCGAATCGCTGCAGGACAAGAACGTCAAGATCAACACGGTCGTCAACCAGGGCAGCGTGCTGGGGTCACTCCTCATCTACATGCTCCCGCTGCTGCTGCTGGTCGCGCTGTTCGTCTTCTTCTCCCGCATGCAGACCGGCGGCCGGATGGGCTTCGGCTTCGGCAAGTCCAAGGCCAAGCAACTCTCCAAGGACATGCCCAAGACCACCTTCGCCGACGTCGCGGGTGCGGACGAGGCGGTCGAAGAGCTCTACGAGATCAAGGACTTCCTGCAGAACCCGTCGCGCTACCAGGCGCTGGGCGCGAAGATCCCCAAGGGCGTGTTGCTCTACGGTCCGCCCGGAACCGGTAAGACGCTGCTCGCGCGTGCGGTCGCCGGTGAAGCGGGTGTCCCGTTCTTCACGATCTCCGGTTCGGACTTCGTCGAGATGTTCGTCGGCGTCGGGGCCTCTCGAGTGCGCGACATGTTCGAACAGGCCAAGCAGAACAGCCCCTCCATCATCTTCGTCGACGAGATCGACGCGGTCGGCCGCCAGCGCGGCGCCGGCATGGGCGGCGGCCACGACGAACGCGAGCAGACGCTGAACCAGCTGCTCGTCGAGATGGACGGATTCGGCGACCGCCAGGGCGTCATCCTCATCGCGGCCACCAACCGGCCCGACATCCTCGACCCGGCGCTGCTGCGCCCGGGCCGCTTCGACCGGCAGATCCCGGTCACCAGCCCCGACCTCGCCGGCCGCCGCGCCGTGCTCAAGGTGCACTCGCAGGGCAAGCCGATGGCCGGTGACGCCGACCTCGACGGGCTGGCCAAGCGCACCGTCGGCATGTCCGGCGCCGACCTGGCCAACGTCATCAACGAGGCCGCGCTGCTCACTGCCCGCGAGAACGGCACTGTCATCACGGGTCTCGCGCTCGAGGAGGCCGTCGACCGGGTGGTCGGCGGACCCCGCCGCAAGAGCCGCATCATCAGCGAGCACGAGAAGAAGATCACCGCCTACCACGAGGGTGGCCACACGCTGGCCGCCTGGGCGATGCCCGACATCGAGCCCATCTACAAGGTGACGATCCTGGCCCGCGGCCGCACCGGCGGCCACGCGGTCGCCGTCCCCGAGGACGACAAGGGTCTGATGACCCGCTCGGAGATGATCTCCCGGCTGGTGTTCGCCATGGGTGGCCGCGCCGCCGAGGAGCTCGTGTTCCGCGAACCGACCACCGGCGCGGTGTCCGACATCCAGCAGGCCACCAAGATCGCGCGGGCGATGGTCACCGAGTACGGCATGAGCAGCAAGCTCGGGGCGGTGCGGTACGGCACCGAACACGGCGACCCGTTCCTCGGCCGCACGATGGGCACCTCGTCGGACTACAGCCACGAGGTCGCGCAGATCATCGACGACGAGGTGCGCAAGCTCATCGAGGCCGCTCACACCGAGGCGTGGGAGATCCTCACCGAGTACCGCGACATCCTCGACACCCTCGCCGGTGAGCTCCTAGAGAAGGAGACCCTGCACCGCGTCGAACTCGAGGCGATCTTCGGCGACGTCAAGAAGCGCCCGCGCCTGACGATGTTCGACGACTTCGGTGGCCGCGTGCCGTCGGACAAGCCGCCCATCAAGACGCCGGGCGAACTGGCGATCGAGCGCGGCGAGGAGTGGCCGCAGCCCAAGCCCGAACCCGCGTTCAAGGCGGCGATCGCGGCGGCCAGCAAGGCCGCCGAGGAAGCCGCCGCCCGCAGCAACGGCGCGAACGGATCCAGCGGTGCCAACGGCTCCCCGAACGGGGCGCCCAACGGTGCGACGCAGCCCGACTACGGTGCGCCCGCCGGCTGGCATGCGCCGGGCTGGCCGCCGCAGCAGCAGCCGTCGGGCCAGCAGGGCGGCTACTGGTATCCGCCGCCCTCGCCGAACCCGGGCTGGGGCGAGCCGCCGCGGCAGCAGCAGCCCTACCCGCCGTACCAGCAGCACTACCCGCAGCCCGGTCACGGGCCGCAGGGGGGTGCCAATCCGCCACGCGACCCGCAGCAGGAGCGGGGCCGCGACGGCGACCGTCCCGGTGACCGTCCGAACCCGCCTGCGCAGCACTGACAACTTCACAAGGGAGGCCTCGATGACGCGGTCGTACGATTCGGCCTTGGTCAAGATCGCCGATTTCGACCAGCCGCGTGCGGAGGCGGCGGTGCGTGAACTGCTGATCGCGATCGGGGAGGATCCGGACCGGCACGGGCTGGTGGACACCCCGGCCCGGGTGGCGCGGGCCTACCGGGAGATGTTCGCGGGGCTCTACACCGATCCCGACGACGTCCTCAACACGACGTTCGACGAGCAGCACGACGAGATGGTGCTGGTCAAGGACATCCCGATGTACTCCACGTGCGAACACCACCTCGTGGCGTTCCACGGGGTGGCGCACGTGGGGTACATCCCGGGCGTCGACGGCCGGGTGACGGGGTTGTCGAAGCTCGCGCGGGTGGTCGACCTGTACGCGAAGCGCCCGCAGGTGCAGGAGCGGCTGACCGCCCAGGTCGCCGACGCGCTGATGCGCAAACTCGACCCGCGCGGGGTGATCGTGGTGATGGAAGCCGAGCACCTCTGCATGGCCATGCGCGGGATCCGCAAACCCGGCGCCACCACCACCACCTCCGCGGTCCGCGGTCAGTTCAAGACCGACAAAGCTTCGCGGGCCGAGGCGCTGGATCTGATCTTGCGCAAGTGAGCGCCACCGCGGTCCAGGTGATGGGGGTCGTCAACGTCACCGACGACTCCTTCTCCGACGGGGGCCAGTTCCTCGACCCGGGTCACGCCGTCGCACACGGTATGGCGCTGGCGGCCGAGGGGGCGGCGATCATCGACGTCGGTGGTGAGTCCACCCGGCCCGGCGCCACCCGGGTCGATCCCGAGGTCGAAGCGGCCCGCATCATCCCGGTGGTCGAGGCGCTCGCCGCGGCCGGCATCACGGTCAGCATCGACACGATGCGCGCCCGGGTGGCGAGCGCCGCCCTGGAACACGGCGCCGCGATCGTCAACGACGTATCCGGCGGCAGGGCCGACCCCGACATGGCGCGGGTGGTCGCCGACGCCCGGGTGCCGTGGATCCTCATGCACTGGCGGTCGGTCGCCGCCGAACGCCCGCACCAGGTGCCCGTATACGACGACGTGGTCGGCGAGGTGCGTACGGAACTGCTGGCCAGTGTGGACGCCGCGGTCGCCGCGGGCGTGGACCCGATGAACCTGATCATCGACCCGGGCCTCGGATTCGCCAAGACCGGACAACACAATTGGGCACTGCTGCACGCACTGCCCGAGCTGGTGGCGACGGAGATCCCGGTGCTGGTGGGAGCGTCACGCAAACGTTTCCTCGGTGCGCTGCTCGCCGACGCCTACGGTGCGGTGCGTCCCCCCGACGGCCGGGAGACGGCCACCGCGGTGATCTCCGCGCTGGCCGCGCTGCACGGTGCGTGGGGTGTGCGCGTGCACGACGTGCGCGCCTCGGTGGATGCCATCAAAGTGGTGGGGGCGTGGGAGCGAGGTGGGGAGTGAGCGACCGGATCGAGTTGCGCGGGCTGACCGTGCGTGGCAACCACGGCGTCTTCGACCATGAGCGCCGCGACGGGCAGGACTTCGTGATCGACCTGACCGTGTGGCTGGATTTGGCGCCTGCGGCGGCCAGCGACGACCTCGCGGACACCGTGGACTACGGCGGTCTGGCGCAGCGGGCGGCCGGCATCGTGGCGGGTCCGCCGCGCGATCTCATCGAGACCGTCGCGGCGGAGATCGCCGACGATGTGATGAAGGATCAACGCATCGAGGCCGTCGAGGTGGTCGTGCACAAACCGGAGGCGCCGATCCCGCTGACCTTCGCGGACGTCGCCGTGGTTGCGCGCAGGACGCGCGAGGAGCACCGATGACAAAAGTCGTGTTGTCCATCGGGTCGAATGTGGGTGACCGTCTGGCACGCCTGCAGTCCGTCGTCGACGGTCTCGGGGAGGCCGTGCGCGCGGTGTCGCCGGTGTACGAGACCGCGGCGTGGGGCGGTGTCGAACAGGGCGCCTTCCTCAACGCGGTGCTGATCGCCGACGACCCCGACCTCGACTGCCACGGCTGGCTGCGCCGCGGTCAGCAGTTGGAGCAGGAGGCCGACCGGGTCCGCGGACAGCGGTGGGGGCCCCGCACCCTCGACGTCGACATCGTCACCTGCCACGACGGGGACACCGAAGTGCGTTCCGCGACTGCGGAGCTCACGCTGCCGCATCCGTACGCACATCTGCGGGCGTTCGTCCTGATGCCGTGGCTGGCGGCCGAACCGGAGGCGACGCTGACGGTGGCGGACACGACGCGGCCGGTCTCGCTGTGGCTGGAGGAACTCGACCCCGCCGAGCGCGCGGGTGTGCGGCGCACCGACCTGGCCCTGCGCACGGAGATCGCGGCCGACTGATGGGGCCCACCCGGAAACGCGACCTGGCGGCCGCGGTGCTCATCGCAGGCATCGTCGGATATCTCGCCGCGCTGCTGGCCTACCCGCGGTACTTCCCGCCGATCAGCCTGTGGACCGGACTCTCGCTGCTCGGCGTCGCCGTCGCGATCGCGGCGTGGGGTGTCAACGTGCGCAACAAGATCCGCGACGGCGAGATCGGCGACGGTCCCGGCCGGCTGCATCCGCTCGCGGTGGCCCGCTCGGTCGTCATCGCGAAGGCGTCGGCATGGGTGGGCGCCCCGGTCCTGGGCTGGTGGGCGGGGGTCCTGGTGCAGGTCCTGCCGCAGCGCGGCGCATTGCGGGCGGCCGGTGAGGACGTCCCGGGTGTGGTGATCGCGGCGGCCAGCGCACTGGCGCTGACGATCGCCGGTCTGTGGCTGCAGAATTGCTGCAAGTCCCCGCCCGAACCGCCCGAGGATCCCGACCCGTCGTCGGACTGAACGCCTCCGCGACGCGGGTGGTGGAATCGCCGCGCGGGTCGACACGCTCGATGACCTGTGGCGGGTACAGTCGGCCCATGACTGTCCTGCCCCGCGGTCCGCGCGCTCGGCGCGGCAATCGCAGGCCGGGCTGGATGCTGCTGACAGTGTTGCTGGTCCTGGCGATCGTGGCAAGTTCTGCGCTGGTGTTCACCAACCGGGTGGAATTGCTCAAACTCGCTGTCATCCTGGCGTTGTGGGCGGCGGTGGCCGCGGCGTTCGTCTCGGTCATCTATCGGCGGCAAAGCGATCACGACCAGGCCAAGGCGCGCGATCTCAAACTCGTCTACGACCTCCAACTCGACCGCGAGATCTCGGCGCGCCGCGAATACGAGTTGACGGTGGAGACGCAGCTGCGCCGCGAGCTGGCGAACGAACTGCAGGCCCAGGCCGCCGACGAGGTGGCCGCGCTGCGCGCAGAGCTCGCAGCGCTGCGGACCAACCTGGAGATCCTCTTCGACGCCGACCTGGCCCACCGGCCGGCGCTCGAACACGACCGCACCACCGTGCGCGCCTACAGCGACTGGGCACCGGACAACGAGACCACCGGCCGGGTGAGCAGCAGCAGGCTCGACGAGATGTTGCGCGACGCCGAGGTCGACGAGAGCGAGTCGCGCACCGAGGAAAGCCCGATCATCGACGTGCCCGCCGAACCGCAGCCGCCCGAACCGGATCTCGTGCCGCCGCCGGGATTCGGTGGCGCGCACCGCAGGCCCTCGGAAGCCGAACCGCACACCGAGGAGCCGCCACGTCGTCGGCGGCGCCGCGCCGAGGAGGCGCCCCCGGTGGCCGAGGCACCGGCCTGGGCCGCCCCGACTCCCGAGCCGCCCCCCGAGCCAACCCCAGAGCCCGAGCCCGAGACCGAGACCGAGCCGGAGCCGCTCTCGGAGCCCGAGTCCGACGCCGACCTGGACACCGATCCGGGCATCTCCCGGCTTTCGGAGGCGCCGACCTCATGGGATCGGCCCACTCCGACACCCGAGCCCGAACCCGAGCCGGTCGGCGGTTGGCAGCCGGTGCCCGCCGAAGGGCAGTGGATCCCCGCGGGCGCCCCGGGCAGTCACTGGACGGCCCCGGTGGCCGAGGAGCCGCCGTCGGAGTACGTCGGACGACGACGCGCACAGGAACCCCGACCTGCGCCCGAACCGCGCCACGGCAAGCACTCCGCGCCGGGTGACGGCAACGAGGACGAGCCGCCCGCGCCCATCCAGGGGCCGCAGGAGACCGCCGAGGAGGCCCACGCCCGTCGGCGCCGCAGCCTCGAGGACACCGGCGGGCAGTCCGTCGCCGAACTGCTCGCGCGGCTGCAGGCCAACCCCACCGGCGGCGGTCGTCGGCGCCGCGAGCCGTGAGCTAATCTGCTAGCGACCGTCCGGTACCCGACCTGTAGGACCGGAACGTAACGAGAACTCGAGACTTGCGAGGTCGTCTGCAATGGAGCAGCCCCCAGCACCGTCGTGGGGTCCGCCGGGCGACCTCCGCCCGGCCCGGCTGTCGGTCGGCATCATCTCCGCCGGTCGGGTGGGCACCGCGCTGGGCGTCGCACTCGAGCGTGCCGGCCACGTCGTGGTCGCGTGCGGTGCCATCTCGCAGGCGTCGCGCCGGCGAGCCCAGCGGCGACTGCCCGACAGCGCCGTCATGCCGATCCACGACGTCGCGGATCGTGCGGAGCTGTTGGTGCTGGCCGTCCCGGACGCCGAACTCTCCGCAGTGGTCTCCGGTCTGGCGGCCACCGGCACGGTCCGGCCGGGCGCCATCGTCGCCCACACCTCCGGCGCCAACGGGGTCGGCATCCTCGCACCGCTGAGCGAACGCGGGTGCATACCCCTGGCCATCCACCCGGCCATGACCTTCACCGGCGCCGACGAGGACATCGCCCGGCTGTCCGACGCGTGCTTCGGCATCACCGCCGCCGACGACGTCGGATACGCGATCGCGCAGTCGCTGGTGCTGGAGATCGGCGGCGAGCCGTTCCGGGTCCGGGAAGACGCCCGCCCGCTGTACCACGCGGCGCTGGCGCATGCCGGCAATCACGTCACCACCGTGATCCTCGACGCGGTCGAGGCGCTGCGGTCCGCGTTGTGGGGGCAGGAACTGTTGGGTCAGGAACTCGTGGGGGATGCGCCGGGTGGGATCGCGGAGCGGGTGATCGCCCCGCTGGCCAGGGCGTCGCTCGAGAACGCGCTGCAGCGCGGCCAGGCCGCGCTGACGGGTCCGGTTGCGCGCGGTGACGCGCCCGCGATCAGTGCGCATCTGCGCGCGCTCGCCGAGGTGAATCCCGAACTGGCAGAGGCGTACCGGACGAACTCGCTGCGTACCGCCCAGCGGGCGCACGCATCCGAGGACGTCTTCGCGGCCCTGGCGGCGCAGTCATGACCGCCCGCAGGCCAACCCGATTCGCCAAAGGCGAACTCAACGTCTACCGCGCGCCGCGCGATGTCACCGACGTCACGCGCGCGCTGCGCTCCACCGGCAGGCGTGTCGTGCTCGTCCCGACGATGGGCGCGTTGCACGAAGGCCATCTGACGCTGATCCGTGCCGCCAAACGGGTGCAGGGCGCCGTTGTCGTCGTGTCGATCTTCGTCAACCCGTTGCAGTTCGGTGCGGGGGAGGATCTCGACGCGTATCCACGCACACTCGACGACGACCTCGCCGCGCTGCGTGCCGAAGGTGTCGAGATCGCGTTCACGCCCACGGTCGGCGATATGTACCCCTACGGCACGCGGACCTCGGTGCATCCCGGTCCGCTCGGTGATGATCTCGAAGGTGCTTCGCGCCCAGGCCATTTCGCGGGTGTGCTCACCGTGGTGTGCAAGCTGCTGCACATCGTGCGGCCCGACCGGGCGTTCTTCGGTGAGAAGGACTACCAGCAGTTGGTGCTGATCCGGCAGATGGTCACCGATCTCAACATCGACACCCGGATCGTCGGCGTGCCGACGGTCCGTGAGGCCGACGGGCTCGCGCTGTCGTCGCGCAACCGCTACCTCGACGAGGTCGAACGCGAACAGGCCGGCGCGCTGTCGGCCGCCCTGCTGGCCGGGATGTACGCCGCGTCCAACGGTGCGGCCGCCACGCTGGACGCCGCACGCGCCGTTCTCGACGAGGTCCCCGCCATCGAGGTCGACTACCTGCAGGTCCGCGACCCCATGCTGGGTCCGGTGCCGCACGAGGGGGCGGCCCGCCTACTGGTGGCGGCGCGACTCGGCCAGACCAGGCTGCTCGACAACATCGCCGTCGACATCGGCGCATCGGACGGTATCGACGGCCACCCCCGGGTCGGTTCGCCCGACCATCAACTGCCCTGGAGGAACTGATGCTTCGCACGATGCTGAAGTCGAAGATCCACCGAGCCACCGTCACGCAGTCCGATCTGCACTACGTCGGCTCGGTCACCATCGACGCCGATCTGATGGACGCCGCCGACCTCATCGAGGGTGAGCAGGTCACGATCGTCGACATCGACAACGGCAACCGCCTGGTGACCTACGCGATCACCGGCGCCCGCGGCAGCGGGGTGATCGGGATCAACGGCGCCGCAGCACATCTCGTGCATCCCGGCGATCTGGTCATCCTGATCGCCTACGGCACCATGGAAGACGCCGAGGCGCGCGCATATCAGCCGCGGGTGGTCTTCGTCGACGCCGACAACCGGCAGGTCCATCTCGGCGCCGACCCGGCGATGGTGCCGGACACCGCCGTCGACCTGATGTCTCCGCGTTGAGCCGACCCGAGAGATGACGAGGTAGCGCAGTGCTGCTCGCCATCGACGTCCGCAACACCCACACCACCGTCGGCCTGATCTCCGGATCCGGCGATCACGCGAAAGTCGTGCAGCAGTGGCGGATCCGGACCGAATCCGAAGCGACCGCCGACGAGCTCGCGCTGACCATCGACGGTCTGATCGGTGAGGACTCCGAGCGTCTCACCGGCGCGGTCGGGCTGTCGACGGTGCCGTCGGTGCTCCACGAGGTCCGCCTGATGCTCGAACAGTATTGGCCGTCGGTTCCGCACGTGATGATCGAACCGGGTGTGCGCACCGGCATCCCGCTGCTCGTCGACAACCCCAAGGAGGTCGGGGCGGACCGGATCGTCAACTGTCTGGCGGCCTATCACCGGTTCGGCACCGCGGCCATCGTGGTCGACTTCGGCTCCTCGATCTGCGTCGACGTCGTTTCGGCCAAGGGGGAGTTCCTCGGCGGGGCGATCGCGCCCGGGGTGCAGGTGTCCTCGGATGCGGCGGCGGCCCGTTCGGCGGCGCTGCGCCGCGTCGAACTGACCCGGCCACGTTCGGTGATCGGGAAGAACACCGTCGAGTGCATGCAGTCGGGTGCTCTGTTCGGTTTCGCCGGCCTGGTGGACGGTCTGGTCAACCGGATCCGCGAAGACGTCGCCGGGTTCTCCGGCACCGACGTCGCGGTGGTCGCCACCGGCCACACGGCCCCGCTGGTGCTTCCGGACGTGCACACGGTCGCGCATTACGACCGCCACCTCACCCTCGACGGGCTGCGCCTGGTGTTCGAACGCAACCGCGACGGCCAGCGCGGCCGCCGCTAGAAGTACGTCCGGATCAGGTCGACGACCCGGTTGCCGTCGTCCAGCACCGGAATCATCGGCCATTTGTCGAACGTCGTACACGGATGCGACACACCGAATTCCAGCCAGTCGCCGACTCGCACACCGGTGTCGTGTGCGCCGAGCCGCAGATAGGCGTGCTGGTCGTTGAGTCGGGTGACCTCGCTGCCGGGCAGGAGTCTCGGCACCGGCAGCCCTTGATCGAACGACACGTCGCGACGTCCCATCCCGACCAGCGCCAACTCCTCCTCCGGACGCGAGATCACCTGTGCCCATACGCTCATTGCCGCTGTGAGACCGCCCGCGCCGGCCCGCTGTAGCGGTGAGGTCCGCGCGTAGAGGCCGTCGTCGTGGGTGAGGTAACAGCCGCTGCGCAGCACGGTGCGCACGGTCAGCCCGGCCGGCCAGCCGCCGGTCAAGACGTCCGTGACCAGGTCGAAGTAGGTGCTGCCGCCTGCGGTCACCAGGACGTCGTCCGTCTCGAACGCGGTGGCCAACCGTTCGACCGCGGCCCGCACGTCGGTGAGGTATCCGGTCACCACGGCCAGCGCCTCCGCGTTCACGTCCTGACCGCACGCCGCCTCGTACCCCGCGACGCCGACCAGGCGCAGCCGCGGCGACGCCGTGACCGCCCGCGCCACCGCATCCACCTCCGCCGTGGTGCGGCAGCCGGTGCGCCCGCCGGCCATCCCGACTTCCACGCACACGTCGAGCGGGCGCACCGCATCCGCCAACGCCGCCGACATGAGCTCGACACCGCGCAGCGAATCCACCCAGCAGACCACCCGGAATTCCGGATCGGCCGCCATCTCGCGCGCCAGCCACACCAGCCCCGCGCGGTCGACGACCTCGTTGGCGAGCAGCACGTCACGAACGCCGAACGCGCGCAGGATCCGGACCTGGCTCACGGTCGCGGCGGTGACGGCGACGGCGCCCGCGTCCAATTGGCGGGCCAGCAGTTGCGGGGCCAGGTGGGTCTTGGCGTGCGGGGCCAACTCCACGCCGCGCCGGCGGCACCAGCGCGCCATCGTCACCAGGTTGTGTGTCAGCGCGGAGGCCCTTAACACGCACACCGGGCCGAGGACGCCGGCCGAGAACAACTCCGGTGAGTCCCCGCAGATCTGCGCGGGAGTGGCACCCCACCATTCGGCCGGCAGCCCTTTGTACCGCCAGTCGAGCGGTTGGTCGGCCAGCGCCGCGACGGCGCCGTGGTCGATGGGGCTGCGCATTCGTTCATTAAAGGCGGATGGACACCGGGAGGCGATCGCGGCGTGCAGGGGGTTCTCGTGAGCAGCGTTAAGCTGGCACCCCGTGACACCGACCGGCGGCGACAACACGCCCGAGAACAACGCGCCCGATAACGACCCTGACATTCCCGAGCAGTTCCGCATTCGTCAGGCCAAGCGGGAACGTCTGCTGGCCGAGGGTCGCGACCCCTACCCGGTGGACGTGGACCGCACGCACACGCTCGCCGAAGTTCGCGCCGCCTTCCCCGACCTGCCGGTCGACTCGCAGACCGGCGAGATCGTCGGCGTCGCCGGGCGCGTCGTATTCGCCCGCAACTCGGGGAAGCTGTGTTTCGCGACCCTGCAGGAGGGCGACGGTACGCAGCTGCAGGCCATGATCAGCCTGGCCGAGGTGGGGCAGGAATCGCTGGACAGCTGGAAAGCCGACGTCGACCTGGGTGACATCGTGTCCGTCCACGGCCAGGTCATCAGTTCCCGTCGCGGTGAGCTCTCTGTGCTCGCCGATTCCTGGCAAATCATCTCCAAGGCGCTGCGGCCGCTTCCGGTCGCGCACAAGGAAATGAGCGAGGAGGCGCGGGTGCGGCAGCGCTACGTCGACCTCATCGTGCGTCCGGAGGCCCGCACCATCGCACGTCAACGCGTGGCCGTCGTGCGTGCGCTCCGCAACGCGCTCGAGCGGCGCGGCTTCCTCGAACTCGAGACGCCGATGCTGCAGACCCTGGCCGGCGGTGCGGCGGCCCGGCCGTTCGTCACCCACTCCAATGCGCTCGATGTGGACCTATACCTGCGTATCGCGCCGGAGTTGTTCCTCAAGCGTGCCCTGGTCGGTGGTTTCGAGAAGGTCTTCGAGTTGAATCGCAACTTCCGAAACGAAGGTATCGATTCCACGCATTCTCCCGAATTCGCGATGCTGGAGACTTATCAGGCGTATGGCGACTACAACGATTCCGCGGTGGTGACGCGGGAACTAATTCAGGAAGTCGCCGACGAGGCGATCGGCACCCGTCAAGTGCCATTGGCCGATGGCACTGTCTACGACCTGGACGGTGAGTGGGAGTCGTTGGAAATGTACCCCTCGCTGTCCGCGGCGCTGGGTGAGGAGATCACCCCGCAGACCCCCGCCGACGAACTCTGGCGGATCGCCGACCGGCTCGGTGTGGAGATTCCCCGTGACCGCGGATACGGCCACGGGAAATTGATCGAGGAACTGTGGGAGCACACCGTCGGCGAGGATCTCTGGGCGCCGACCTTCGTGCGGGACTTCCCGGTGGAGACGACCCCGCTCACCCGGTCGCACCGCAGCGTTCCCGGCGTCACCGAGAAGTGGGATCTCTATGTCCGCAAGTTCGAGTTGGCGACCGGCTATTCCGAACTCATCGATCCGATAATTCAGCGCGAGCGATTCGAGGAGCAGGCGCGAGCGGCCGCTGCCGGTGACGACGAGGCAATGGTTCTCGACGACGATTTCCTGGCGGCATTGGAGTACGGCATGCCGCCGTCCACCGGTACCGGAATGGGCATCGACCGGTTGCTGATGGCGCTGACTGGACTGTCAATTAGAGAGACAATTCTCTTCCCGATTGTTCGGCGGCACGGCGGCTGAACTCCTGGGATAGGAGCGTCGTTGAATAGTGTAGGTTTATATGGCACATTGGAGGCCGAGAATCCGGTAGCCAAAACTATCCACCAAGCGCAGGTAGAAGGGTCAGTGTGAACTGATGGCGAAGAAAGTCACCGTCACGTTGGTCGATGATTTCGACGGTGAAGGTACCGCCGATGAAACGGTTGAATTCGGGCTCGACGGAGTCAGCTATGAGATCGACCTCTCCAGCAAGAATGCCAAGAAACTCCGCGAAGACCTGAA
Protein-coding sequences here:
- a CDS encoding alpha/beta fold hydrolase, with the translated sequence MITPTERLVGTNGVRLRVVEAGERGAPVVVLAHGFPELAYSWRHQIPVLAEAGYHVIAPDQRGYGESSRPEAVTDYDIVALTGDLAGLLDDVGAQRAVVVGHDWGSPVVTNFALLYPDRVAGMVNLSVPPVPRASDPPTQIWRKTFGDHFFYILYFQEPGVADADLGRDPRQSLQRMLALEGFSAPAPDLADNPLPPLPEWMSQEEFDQYADVFTRTGFTGGLNWYRNFDRNWELTATTPAATITVPTLFIAGSADPVLSFTPRHRVTDLVTGEYREVLLDGAGHWLQQERPDEVNALLLEHLAGLELT
- the ftsH gene encoding ATP-dependent zinc metalloprotease FtsH; the protein is MNRKNVIRTLIVIAVVLLLGWSFFYFSDDTRGFKPVDTSVAISQINSDNVKSAQIDDREQQLRLELKSGNGETEDSDKILTKYPTGYAVTLFESLQDKNVKINTVVNQGSVLGSLLIYMLPLLLLVALFVFFSRMQTGGRMGFGFGKSKAKQLSKDMPKTTFADVAGADEAVEELYEIKDFLQNPSRYQALGAKIPKGVLLYGPPGTGKTLLARAVAGEAGVPFFTISGSDFVEMFVGVGASRVRDMFEQAKQNSPSIIFVDEIDAVGRQRGAGMGGGHDEREQTLNQLLVEMDGFGDRQGVILIAATNRPDILDPALLRPGRFDRQIPVTSPDLAGRRAVLKVHSQGKPMAGDADLDGLAKRTVGMSGADLANVINEAALLTARENGTVITGLALEEAVDRVVGGPRRKSRIISEHEKKITAYHEGGHTLAAWAMPDIEPIYKVTILARGRTGGHAVAVPEDDKGLMTRSEMISRLVFAMGGRAAEELVFREPTTGAVSDIQQATKIARAMVTEYGMSSKLGAVRYGTEHGDPFLGRTMGTSSDYSHEVAQIIDDEVRKLIEAAHTEAWEILTEYRDILDTLAGELLEKETLHRVELEAIFGDVKKRPRLTMFDDFGGRVPSDKPPIKTPGELAIERGEEWPQPKPEPAFKAAIAAASKAAEEAAARSNGANGSSGANGSPNGAPNGATQPDYGAPAGWHAPGWPPQQQPSGQQGGYWYPPPSPNPGWGEPPRQQQPYPPYQQHYPQPGHGPQGGANPPRDPQQERGRDGDRPGDRPNPPAQH
- the folE gene encoding GTP cyclohydrolase I FolE encodes the protein MTRSYDSALVKIADFDQPRAEAAVRELLIAIGEDPDRHGLVDTPARVARAYREMFAGLYTDPDDVLNTTFDEQHDEMVLVKDIPMYSTCEHHLVAFHGVAHVGYIPGVDGRVTGLSKLARVVDLYAKRPQVQERLTAQVADALMRKLDPRGVIVVMEAEHLCMAMRGIRKPGATTTTSAVRGQFKTDKASRAEALDLILRK
- the folP gene encoding dihydropteroate synthase is translated as MSATAVQVMGVVNVTDDSFSDGGQFLDPGHAVAHGMALAAEGAAIIDVGGESTRPGATRVDPEVEAARIIPVVEALAAAGITVSIDTMRARVASAALEHGAAIVNDVSGGRADPDMARVVADARVPWILMHWRSVAAERPHQVPVYDDVVGEVRTELLASVDAAVAAGVDPMNLIIDPGLGFAKTGQHNWALLHALPELVATEIPVLVGASRKRFLGALLADAYGAVRPPDGRETATAVISALAALHGAWGVRVHDVRASVDAIKVVGAWERGGE
- the folB gene encoding dihydroneopterin aldolase, whose protein sequence is MSDRIELRGLTVRGNHGVFDHERRDGQDFVIDLTVWLDLAPAAASDDLADTVDYGGLAQRAAGIVAGPPRDLIETVAAEIADDVMKDQRIEAVEVVVHKPEAPIPLTFADVAVVARRTREEHR